CGTGTACTTGCTTTTGTAATGGAAACAAATCTTGATTCTCGCTTACCTTTGCCCAAAAAATACGCGGTCTGTCTTCCATACCAAACGTTGAAAACCCTTGTAATGTGAACGATAGTTCTTTCGTTTCTATAAGTGTTTGTAATCCATTCTGTATTCCTTCTAATTGTTCCTCTGTCGCACTACCTAAAAATGAAAGGGTAATATGATAGTCTTCTTTATGTACCCACGAACGAAATGGTAATTCCTCCTGCATTTCCTCTCTATAGTTAGACAGCACTTCTTTTATATGATTTGGTAACGTAATCGCGACAAAATAATGTGGCTCCATGTACATCTTCTCCTTCTTTCTATTGTTGCTTTTCTTTCTTATCTCATTCAGGTAAAAAGAAGCCGCCCTCCAAAATAGAGAGCGGTCATTATTTATATATCCATTATTTCGCTAATTCATGAATTGCTTGCGCATAAATTGCTGTTGCTTTTAATAAGTCTTCAATTTCAATATACTCGTCTTTTTGATGTGCAAGTTCTTCTTTTCCAGGGAACAATGGGCAAAATGCAACACCAGCTTTTAATGAACGAGCGTAAGTACCGCCGCCGATTGCTAATAGTTCTGCTTTTTCACCTGTTTGCTCTTCGTATACACGCTGCAACGTACGAATTAATACGTGATCTTTATCAACGTGATGCGGGCGAGAGTTCGAATAATCCGCTACTGCAAATCCATGAGTACCTACATATTCTTTTAACTTTGCAATCATTTCTTCAAAGTTAGTCGTAACTGGATAACGTACGTTTAATCCTAAATTGCCACCATTCTTTTCGTATAAGAAAGGCGTCCAACATTCACTGTCAATGGACCGCTAACTTCATCTTTATAAGCAATCGTAGCCTTTTCTCCAAAAATATCACCAGTAAATGTTTCTGTTGCAAACGTTGCAAATGCATTTGCTTTCCCATCAAGAGCAACTGTCGTTAAGAAGTTTGCCAGTAATAAACCTGCATTTTCTCCTTTTTCAGGAGTAGATCCGTGAGCTGAAATCCCTTTAATTTGCAATGTCACCGTATTACCTTCTACAATTGCTTCACCTATTTTTTTAGCAGTTTGTAAATACTCTTCATATGCTACTGTAAGTGCATTTACATCTTCTCCTGTAACAACCGCTTCTGCAAAATCAGGAACCATATTTAAACGGCGACCTGACTCAAATGAAACAAGTTCATATGCACCTTTCTTCTCTTCACTACCATTTTGCACAACTTGTATATCAGAAATTCCTTTTTCTGCATTAATAATTGGGAAGTCCGCGTCTGGTGCAAAACCGATTGTTGGCATTTCTTCATTTTTAAAGTAGTGATCTACACATTTCCAATTGCTTTCCTCATCTGTTCCTAAAATCATACGAACGCGTTTTGAAAGAGGTAAACCTAATTCTTTCACAATTTTCATCGCATAATAAGCTGCCATCGTTGGGCCTTTATCGTCAATTGCACCACGTGCAAAAATCTTTCCATCGCGAATATCTGCACTATATGCAGGAGTCGTCCAACCATCTCCTTCTGGTACAACGTCAACGTGACAAAGAATACCTACTAATTCTTCTCCTTGTCCCATTTCAAGATGACCTGCATACCCTTCTAAATTTTTAGAAGTAAAACCTTCCGTTTCTCCTTTATGTAACATGAAAGATAGCGCTTTTTCTACACCTTCACCGAACGGTGCGCCCTCTTTTGCCGACTCTTCTTCCCATACACTTTTAATTTGTAAAAATTGTTGTGTATCACGAATTAAATCATCTTTTCGTTTTGCAACTTCTTCTGTCCAATTAATTGCTGACATCACGCATCCATCCTTTACTATATTGTTTCTTTCATCATAACAAACCGAAATCTCTTATGCCATACACGAAAACCAAATACCGAACAATTGTAATATTTCAGATATTTCTCATTAGTTTTTCTTTTATTTTTTCAAAAAAATTTGCAGGAATTTGGCGTTTTACG
This genomic window from Bacillus anthracis str. Vollum contains:
- the thpR gene encoding RNA 2',3'-cyclic phosphodiesterase; this translates as MEPHYFVAITLPNHIKEVLSNYREEMQEELPFRSWVHKEDYHITLSFLGSATEEQLEGIQNGLQTLIETKELSFTLQGFSTFGMEDRPRIFWAKVSENQDLFPLQKQVHAICEGNGFSLETRPYHPHITVARKWVGEEKFNLEHIKEVPEISFQADTITLYESHVKETPKYKAIAEIKLQK